One Nitrospirota bacterium genomic window carries:
- a CDS encoding Rrf2 family transcriptional regulator: MLRLSTKGQYGVRAMFEIARGYPLKPVRIREISEVQDVSVSYLEQILNTLRKAGLIRSVKGPGGGYVLSRKPDEISISNILKELEGPVAITSCLNPDEGCSRIDICVTYLLWRALGE; this comes from the coding sequence ATGCTCAGGTTATCGACAAAGGGACAGTATGGTGTAAGGGCGATGTTTGAGATAGCAAGGGGCTATCCCCTGAAGCCTGTAAGGATAAGGGAAATATCCGAGGTGCAGGATGTCTCTGTGTCTTATCTTGAGCAGATACTGAATACCCTGAGGAAGGCAGGACTCATAAGAAGCGTTAAGGGCCCTGGGGGCGGGTATGTGCTAAGCAGAAAGCCCGATGAAATCTCTATAAGTAATATCCTTAAGGAGCTTGAAGGCCCTGTTGCCATAACATCGTGTCTTAACCCTGATGAGGGATGCAGTCGCATCGATATTTGCGTCACATATCTTCTCTGGAGGGCATTGGGAGAGAA
- the folD gene encoding bifunctional methylenetetrahydrofolate dehydrogenase/methenyltetrahydrofolate cyclohydrolase FolD: MSAKIISGTEIALQIREELKKEVEELKEKHGVVPGLVTILVGENPASVSYVTGKQKTAKELGFYSIQDNQSEDISEDELLKLVERYNKDKAIHGILIQLPLPKHINEKKVLNAVDPDKDVDSFHPVNVGRLVIGGEEAKFKPCTPAGIQELIVRSGFETSGAEVVVVGRSNIVGKPIAIMMIQKGKGANSTVTVVHTGTKNLEAHCKRADILIVAAGVPGLVKSEWIKPGACVIDVGVNRVGEKLSEKTGKMVPILKGDVDFDTAKDIAGAITPVPGGVGPMTITMLMKNTVAGAKQAVGIK; the protein is encoded by the coding sequence ATGTCGGCAAAAATCATAAGTGGCACGGAAATAGCCTTACAGATAAGGGAGGAGCTTAAAAAAGAAGTAGAGGAATTAAAGGAAAAGCACGGAGTTGTGCCAGGTCTTGTGACAATTCTCGTAGGCGAAAACCCGGCTTCTGTCAGCTATGTAACAGGCAAGCAGAAAACAGCAAAGGAATTAGGATTTTACTCCATACAGGACAACCAGTCAGAGGACATCTCTGAGGATGAGCTTCTTAAGCTCGTTGAAAGATACAATAAGGATAAGGCAATTCATGGAATCCTGATTCAGCTTCCACTTCCCAAACATATTAATGAAAAGAAGGTCTTAAATGCAGTGGACCCGGATAAGGATGTTGACTCTTTCCACCCTGTTAATGTAGGCAGACTGGTAATAGGAGGGGAGGAGGCAAAGTTCAAGCCATGCACACCAGCAGGGATACAGGAACTGATAGTGCGCTCCGGGTTTGAAACCTCTGGTGCAGAGGTAGTTGTTGTTGGAAGGTCAAACATAGTTGGAAAGCCCATTGCAATCATGATGATCCAGAAAGGTAAAGGCGCAAACTCCACGGTCACAGTTGTTCACACAGGCACAAAAAACCTTGAGGCACACTGTAAGCGTGCAGATATTCTTATAGTTGCCGCAGGCGTGCCTGGCCTTGTCAAGTCTGAGTGGATAAAGCCCGGAGCCTGCGTCATAGATGTGGGTGTTAACCGTGTAGGCGAGAAATTAAGCGAAAAGACAGGAAAGATGGTGCCAATTCTTAAGGGAGATGTTGACTTTGACACTGCTAAGGACATAGCAGGGGCAATAACCCCTGTGCCAGGCGGAGTGGGACCAATGACGATTACAATGCTCATGAAAAATACAGTAGCAGGGGCAAAGCAGGCAGTAGGAATAAAATGA
- a CDS encoding methylenetetrahydrofolate reductase C-terminal domain-containing protein → MIITKKKDFQELMENVENYKSFFLLGCSECATLCGTGGEPELKDMKDALKEKGKEVTGTFVAKTGCQVLGTKVELKPYKDAIDKAECIIVLSCGAGTQTAVELYEDKPVYPANDSLFLGNMTRLQMFDERCSLCGKCILDKTGGICPLTACPKGLLNGPCGGCKDGHCEISPDIKCAWARIYERMKRIGRLEELCETVLPPKDWSFSQKPRAYTTREEKKK, encoded by the coding sequence ATGATAATCACAAAGAAAAAAGATTTTCAGGAGCTGATGGAGAATGTAGAAAACTACAAAAGCTTTTTTCTTCTTGGCTGTTCTGAGTGTGCAACACTTTGCGGAACAGGAGGAGAGCCTGAGCTAAAGGACATGAAGGATGCCCTCAAGGAAAAGGGCAAGGAGGTTACAGGCACATTCGTTGCAAAAACAGGCTGTCAGGTCTTAGGCACAAAGGTTGAGCTTAAGCCTTATAAGGATGCCATAGACAAGGCAGAGTGCATTATTGTCCTTTCATGCGGAGCAGGCACACAGACCGCTGTTGAGCTGTATGAGGACAAGCCTGTTTATCCTGCGAATGATAGTCTGTTCCTTGGAAACATGACAAGGCTTCAGATGTTTGACGAAAGGTGCTCGCTTTGCGGAAAGTGCATATTAGATAAAACAGGTGGAATCTGCCCGCTTACTGCCTGTCCAAAGGGGCTCCTCAATGGGCCCTGCGGAGGCTGTAAAGACGGTCACTGCGAGATAAGCCCTGATATAAAGTGTGCATGGGCAAGAATCTATGAAAGAATGAAAAGAATCGGCAGGCTCGAGGAGCTATGCGAGACTGTGCTTCCTCCAAAGGACTGGTCTTTCTCTCAGAAGCCAAGAGCTTATACGACAAGGGAGGAAAAGAAAAAATGA
- a CDS encoding methylenetetrahydrofolate reductase produces the protein MSFKSALSSGKFVITAEVGPPKGTDISEMLHHMENLKEKVDAVNVTDNQSAVMRICSMSVCKLALEHGLEPVLQMTCRDRNRIGLQSDLLGAYILGIRNVLCMTGDHVSAGDHKGAKPVYDLESVQLLKVVDGLNNGVDMSGNELKGRTDFLQGAVVTPEATPLEPQLMKFEKKVRAGARFFQTQAIYDIEKFKEFMKYARRFPVKILAGLVMLKSAGMANFLNKNVPGIRVPEELIAELKSIGKEKALDTGMDITARHIRQLKEEAICDGVHIMAIGMEALVPEIMRRAGCL, from the coding sequence ATGAGCTTCAAATCTGCCCTTAGCTCAGGAAAGTTTGTCATAACCGCAGAGGTTGGACCTCCAAAAGGCACTGATATATCCGAGATGCTCCATCACATGGAGAATCTTAAAGAGAAAGTGGATGCAGTGAATGTTACGGATAACCAGTCTGCTGTGATGCGCATATGCTCCATGTCAGTGTGTAAGCTTGCACTTGAGCATGGGCTTGAGCCTGTTTTACAGATGACCTGTAGGGACCGTAACAGAATCGGGCTTCAGTCAGACCTCCTTGGAGCATATATACTTGGTATAAGAAATGTTCTTTGTATGACAGGAGACCATGTCTCGGCAGGGGACCATAAGGGTGCAAAACCAGTCTATGACTTAGAATCGGTCCAACTCCTTAAGGTAGTGGATGGCTTAAATAATGGTGTTGATATGTCAGGCAATGAGCTTAAAGGCAGGACCGATTTCCTTCAGGGAGCAGTCGTTACTCCAGAGGCAACACCTCTTGAGCCACAGCTTATGAAGTTCGAAAAAAAGGTTAGGGCAGGTGCAAGGTTCTTTCAGACACAGGCTATATATGACATAGAGAAATTCAAGGAATTCATGAAGTATGCAAGGAGGTTTCCAGTAAAAATCCTCGCAGGATTAGTTATGCTTAAATCAGCAGGCATGGCTAACTTCCTGAATAAAAATGTCCCGGGAATCAGGGTCCCAGAGGAGCTAATAGCAGAGCTTAAATCCATAGGTAAGGAAAAAGCATTAGATACAGGTATGGACATTACTGCAAGGCATATAAGGCAGTTGAAAGAAGAGGCAATATGTGACGGAGTTCATATAATGGCAATTGGCATGGAAGCCTTGGTGCCTGAGATAATGAGGAGGGCAGGGTGTCTATGA
- a CDS encoding cyclic nucleotide-binding domain-containing protein produces the protein MKASIEILKNLDLFSLLDEEELGKINSISEEVDYRKGETIVKEGIHSESLFIIKNGCVRVTKDSRLIVILGEGSLIGELSFIDKGLPSATVTAEQDSRLIRIPLSIFDNLLSENKGMEGKLYKSFALTLCQKLRDTNEWLSTEKWLAEVEKQALSRFHI, from the coding sequence ATGAAAGCATCCATAGAGATATTAAAAAATCTTGATCTGTTCAGTCTTCTCGATGAGGAGGAGCTTGGTAAGATAAACTCCATCTCAGAAGAGGTAGATTACAGAAAGGGTGAGACAATCGTAAAGGAAGGCATACACTCGGAATCCCTTTTTATCATAAAGAATGGCTGTGTGAGGGTTACCAAGGATAGCCGTCTCATTGTAATCTTGGGAGAAGGCAGTCTGATAGGCGAACTGTCCTTCATAGACAAAGGTCTTCCTTCTGCCACTGTTACTGCAGAACAGGATAGCAGGCTTATAAGAATCCCCTTATCTATATTCGATAACCTCCTTTCAGAGAACAAAGGCATGGAAGGCAAGCTCTATAAATCATTTGCTTTAACCCTTTGTCAGAAGCTTAGAGATACAAACGAGTGGCTCTCCACAGAGAAATGGCTTGCCGAGGTAGAAAAACAAGCATTATCGCGCTTCCATATTTAG
- the cdd gene encoding cytidine deaminase, whose product MTTKDIELLINSAETAMENAIAPYSGFKVGASLMTKTKRLYSGSNIENPSVMLSTCAERIALMKALTSKKDTLKAIAIVSSDGAYCFPCGACRQMLFEFAPDISIYLKSKEGIKRFSIQELLPNPFIRGRLNMEAR is encoded by the coding sequence GTGACAACGAAAGACATCGAACTCCTGATTAATTCCGCAGAGACCGCTATGGAAAATGCAATTGCCCCTTACTCGGGATTCAAAGTAGGTGCTTCCCTGATGACAAAAACCAAAAGGCTATACTCAGGCTCAAATATAGAAAACCCCTCTGTCATGCTAAGCACATGTGCCGAGAGGATTGCCCTCATGAAGGCACTCACCTCTAAAAAGGATACTCTTAAGGCAATTGCTATTGTCTCAAGCGATGGGGCTTATTGTTTTCCATGCGGTGCCTGTCGGCAGATGCTTTTTGAATTTGCACCTGACATATCCATTTACCTTAAATCAAAAGAGGGCATTAAGAGGTTCTCTATTCAAGAACTCCTGCCTAATCCGTTTATTCGGGGCAGGCTAAATATGGAAGCGCGATAA
- a CDS encoding tetratricopeptide repeat protein → MKTLRIALLLLICLIISSCVSKEKANQAQAHYSLGFSAMNEGDYQNAFVKFQTAIKLDSRKKEFHNALGVVYFRLDKFVEAEASFRKALSKDSDYSEAYNNLCFLYYTKKKWEDAIKNCKKALKNPLYETPDKAYYDLGNIYYRLGMFDEAVEAFNDALRRQPNRYTAYYGLALSHNAKGNYGDASSALQKGIELDPRFKSDRTKAEAEFKAQNEKTLEESEKKDFKDLIEILNY, encoded by the coding sequence ATGAAAACTTTGAGGATTGCCCTGTTGCTTCTGATATGCCTGATAATTTCAAGCTGTGTTAGCAAGGAAAAGGCAAATCAGGCTCAGGCTCATTACAGTCTCGGTTTTTCTGCCATGAACGAAGGAGATTATCAGAATGCATTCGTTAAGTTTCAGACAGCCATCAAGCTTGACTCTCGAAAAAAGGAATTTCATAATGCCCTCGGAGTCGTCTATTTTAGACTCGATAAATTCGTAGAAGCAGAGGCATCTTTCAGGAAAGCCCTCAGTAAGGATTCCGATTATTCGGAGGCATATAATAATCTCTGTTTTCTTTATTACACAAAAAAGAAGTGGGAAGATGCAATAAAAAACTGTAAAAAGGCACTTAAAAATCCCCTTTATGAGACACCTGACAAAGCATACTATGACCTCGGAAATATATACTACAGGCTGGGCATGTTTGATGAGGCAGTAGAGGCATTCAACGACGCTTTAAGGAGACAGCCAAACCGTTACACGGCATACTATGGACTTGCCCTTTCGCATAATGCAAAAGGCAATTATGGAGATGCCTCCAGTGCACTTCAAAAAGGCATCGAGCTTGACCCAAGGTTCAAATCCGACAGGACAAAGGCAGAGGCGGAATTCAAGGCTCAAAACGAAAAGACACTGGAGGAAAGCGAAAAGAAAGACTTCAAAGACCTGATAGAGATACTGAATTACTGA